The uncultured Fibrobacter sp. genome has a window encoding:
- the hprK gene encoding HPr(Ser) kinase/phosphatase translates to MRDFFLHYGRDLQMACHSPESAMDAPIAESGIHRPGLAMAGYTKVYSSQQIQVVGHTEWNYLESIGPEGRAKVFENLSVFKAPMWVVTHSQMPHPELKAMCDRLNIPLFSTTLHTYEFNKIAQRILEEFFAPHAIIHGSLVDVYGVGMLYVGDSNVGKSECVLDLVESGHRMVADDVVHISNVGRAIIGRPDPLIKHHMEIRGVGILDIRSMFGIHAIRKVKKIETIVELQQWQRDGGYDRTGLNEQEEEVMGVKIPKVVIPVAPGKNLTVISEVIAMNTLMKYNGQNVAQDFNESLMQKIKAKAKGEYVDDLLDFDNQNWSYYE, encoded by the coding sequence GTGCGGGACTTTTTTTTGCATTACGGCAGAGACCTGCAAATGGCCTGCCATTCTCCGGAATCTGCTATGGACGCCCCTATTGCCGAAAGCGGTATTCACCGCCCGGGCCTTGCCATGGCAGGTTACACCAAGGTTTACAGTTCGCAGCAGATTCAGGTAGTCGGGCACACGGAATGGAACTACTTGGAATCGATTGGCCCCGAAGGCCGTGCGAAAGTCTTTGAGAATTTGTCTGTATTCAAGGCCCCGATGTGGGTGGTGACGCATTCGCAGATGCCGCACCCCGAACTCAAGGCCATGTGTGACCGCTTGAACATCCCGCTGTTCTCGACCACGCTTCACACTTACGAATTCAACAAGATCGCCCAGCGTATCTTGGAAGAATTCTTTGCTCCGCATGCCATTATTCACGGTAGCTTGGTCGACGTCTACGGCGTCGGTATGCTCTATGTGGGCGACAGCAACGTGGGTAAGTCCGAATGCGTGCTTGACCTCGTGGAAAGCGGACACCGCATGGTGGCCGATGACGTTGTCCATATCAGTAATGTGGGCCGCGCCATTATCGGACGTCCGGACCCCTTGATCAAGCACCACATGGAAATCCGCGGCGTGGGCATCCTCGATATCCGCTCCATGTTCGGTATCCATGCTATTCGCAAGGTGAAGAAGATCGAAACCATCGTCGAGTTGCAACAATGGCAGCGCGACGGCGGTTACGACCGTACCGGGCTCAACGAGCAGGAAGAAGAGGTCATGGGGGTCAAAATCCCCAAAGTCGTGATTCCTGTGGCTCCTGGTAAGAACCTGACCGTGATTTCCGAGGTCATTGCCATGAATACCTTGATGAAATATAACGGTCAGAACGTGGCTCAGGACTTCAATGAGTCCCTAATGCAAAAGATTAAGGCCAAGGCCAAGGGCGAGTATGTCGATGATTTGTTAGATTTCGACAATCAGAATTGGTCTTACTATGAATAG
- a CDS encoding MlaD family protein produces the protein MNRISRRIKENLFPFIVFVIIVASCSAAWFFLHPSSPFHERYTFVVSYDAIGTLSPGNLVKVRGIPCGQITKVELTDDAVYVTLEVLAETIIPKNSEFRLITAGLMGEREMCVLTGDSKELVHQGDTLIGHFDQGMSGFGKKIGAIMADLAELKDSARSVMDSLSNGQAGEQLDRVSRKAKTVVRKTKVNVNSWKTQVDSLLDECDHSLGNAQAALEAIAQTGAAKVHDLGNLVDRTRKLLETVKALKEQSASVLGKLTQDDNTAGLIISQDSPFNKGLDKLLQDVDALLNDIKKSGLDINIDIF, from the coding sequence ATGAATAGAATTTCCAGACGTATCAAAGAGAACCTGTTTCCGTTTATTGTATTTGTCATCATTGTGGCATCTTGCAGTGCGGCATGGTTCTTCTTGCATCCGTCTAGCCCGTTCCATGAACGTTACACTTTCGTTGTGTCTTACGATGCAATCGGTACGCTTTCGCCGGGTAATCTTGTCAAAGTGCGCGGTATTCCGTGCGGCCAGATTACCAAGGTGGAACTGACCGATGACGCCGTCTATGTGACGCTTGAAGTCCTTGCGGAAACAATCATTCCCAAGAACTCCGAGTTCCGCCTGATTACGGCCGGCCTCATGGGCGAGCGCGAAATGTGCGTGCTTACGGGCGATTCTAAGGAACTTGTGCACCAGGGCGATACGCTGATCGGTCATTTTGATCAAGGCATGAGCGGCTTTGGCAAAAAGATTGGCGCTATCATGGCAGACCTTGCCGAACTGAAGGATTCGGCCCGCTCGGTCATGGATTCGCTTTCGAATGGCCAGGCCGGAGAACAGCTGGATCGCGTTTCTAGAAAGGCCAAGACGGTTGTCCGCAAGACCAAGGTGAACGTGAATAGCTGGAAAACTCAGGTCGATTCGCTCTTGGATGAATGCGACCACAGCCTGGGGAATGCCCAAGCTGCCTTGGAGGCTATCGCTCAAACTGGAGCCGCCAAGGTTCACGATCTTGGAAACTTGGTGGACCGCACCCGCAAACTGCTGGAAACGGTCAAGGCTCTCAAGGAACAGTCTGCCTCTGTTTTGGGCAAACTCACGCAAGACGACAATACCGCCGGTTTGATTATCAGTCAGGATTCCCCGTTCAACAAGGGACTGGATAAGCTGCTTCAGGACGTGGATGCCCTGCTGAATGACATCAAAAAGAGCGGTTTGGATATTAATATTGATATTTTCTAA
- a CDS encoding TraR/DksA C4-type zinc finger protein, whose product MAEKKPVKMSDADLKFFEDMLIEKRRQIVTAQTDFDKTETFKNQAQAGEGGESNSADLATDYNALETNFSLAAREGKYLVYLEEALKRIKKGTFGICKVCGELIPKARLIAVPTATKCVNCKEETKRKEKEDSRLEMARMLAEAQRREMQKRAAGK is encoded by the coding sequence ATGGCTGAAAAGAAACCTGTAAAAATGAGCGATGCTGACCTCAAGTTTTTTGAGGATATGTTGATTGAAAAACGTAGGCAGATTGTTACGGCCCAGACCGATTTCGATAAGACCGAAACGTTCAAGAATCAGGCACAGGCGGGTGAAGGTGGCGAATCGAACAGTGCCGACCTGGCAACTGACTATAATGCTCTCGAAACGAACTTCTCCTTGGCTGCCCGCGAAGGCAAGTATCTGGTTTACCTCGAAGAAGCGCTCAAGCGCATCAAGAAGGGTACCTTCGGTATTTGCAAGGTTTGTGGCGAACTCATTCCCAAGGCCCGCTTGATTGCCGTGCCGACGGCTACCAAGTGCGTGAACTGCAAGGAAGAAACCAAGCGCAAGGAAAAGGAAGACAGCCGTCTTGAAATGGCTCGTATGCTTGCCGAAGCCCAGCGCCGTGAAATGCAGAAGCGCGCTGCCGGTAAGTAG
- a CDS encoding glycoside hydrolase family 5 protein produces MINERLRGVNLGGWFSQVDCIQEKDPVGFPGIIEHIKTFLGDADFKRIRGAGFNHVRLPVDYFNLFDEGTIKPKEEVFALLDKAIKDILANDLYVILDLHKCPGHDFHLGSYQEQPFFVSADARKDTAKVWSFMAERYSGESRVMMELLNEPAAADSLVWDKVKDEIFWAIRKHAPKNTIVVGSNKWNSAHEFKYLTPMDDDNAIYSFHTYTPVTFTHQGAAWINDPFFKIERPWPGDYAAPEAGATTRLNVEFGKWDKARLQESIQNALDFRAKYDLPVACNEFGVYVQVPRKYQLAWMHDFMEILRDADVGYSYWNYKNLDFGIVSKGESLHNSLEQYNNPDRLDNELMELLAKG; encoded by the coding sequence ATGATCAATGAAAGACTGCGGGGAGTGAATTTGGGTGGATGGTTCAGTCAGGTAGACTGCATCCAGGAAAAAGATCCCGTAGGGTTTCCCGGGATCATTGAACACATCAAGACATTCCTCGGCGACGCGGATTTCAAGCGCATCCGCGGTGCGGGGTTCAACCACGTGCGCCTGCCGGTGGACTACTTCAACTTGTTCGACGAAGGAACGATCAAGCCTAAAGAAGAAGTTTTCGCTCTGCTGGACAAGGCCATCAAGGACATTCTGGCAAATGACCTGTACGTGATTCTTGACCTGCACAAGTGCCCGGGCCACGACTTTCACCTCGGCTCTTACCAGGAGCAGCCATTCTTTGTAAGTGCCGATGCCCGCAAGGATACCGCCAAGGTCTGGTCGTTTATGGCCGAACGTTACAGCGGCGAGTCCCGCGTGATGATGGAGCTCCTGAACGAGCCCGCTGCGGCCGACTCCCTGGTTTGGGACAAAGTAAAAGACGAAATTTTCTGGGCAATCCGCAAGCACGCTCCCAAGAACACGATCGTGGTCGGCAGCAACAAGTGGAACAGCGCCCACGAATTCAAGTACCTGACCCCGATGGACGACGACAACGCCATCTACAGCTTTCATACCTACACCCCGGTGACCTTTACGCACCAGGGTGCCGCCTGGATCAACGACCCGTTCTTCAAGATTGAACGCCCGTGGCCAGGCGACTACGCCGCTCCCGAGGCCGGTGCCACCACCCGCCTCAACGTGGAATTCGGTAAGTGGGACAAGGCCCGTCTGCAAGAAAGCATTCAGAACGCCCTCGACTTCCGCGCAAAGTACGACCTGCCCGTCGCCTGCAACGAATTCGGTGTGTACGTACAGGTGCCGAGAAAGTACCAACTCGCCTGGATGCACGACTTCATGGAAATCTTGCGCGACGCCGACGTAGGCTACAGCTACTGGAACTACAAGAACCTCGACTTCGGCATTGTGTCGAAGGGCGAATCGCTCCACAACAGCCTCGAGCAGTACAACAATCCGGACCGCCTCGACAACGAGCTCATGGAACTGCTCGCCAAGGGTTAA
- a CDS encoding menaquinone biosynthetic enzyme MqnA/MqnD family protein, translating to MALRVGRIPFLVCAPFFHDFLGRESEFSDVEFVDGVPSVHCAGLKNGSIHLSPASSITFAQQPGDFVLAPDICTSCSFEVRSVKLFSKVPIEELSRKSVCLTAQSMTSINLLKILLQERFGLSPEYKAGPYAASDDACLLIGDQALEENERHRFAYDYDLGTLWQDWQHVPFVFGAWIIAKSALEPGLEQTLNRYLQATRESIERFRENPSKCLDRWLARYPVDLPRAVVENYYSSIDYRFTDERKRSLSLFFEHAAALRLIKRAPTLEFL from the coding sequence ATGGCTTTACGAGTTGGACGAATCCCATTTTTGGTCTGTGCGCCGTTTTTTCATGACTTCCTTGGTCGAGAGTCTGAATTTAGTGATGTTGAATTTGTGGACGGAGTGCCGAGCGTGCATTGCGCGGGACTGAAAAACGGTTCTATCCATTTGTCGCCGGCGTCGTCGATTACGTTTGCGCAGCAGCCTGGAGACTTTGTGCTTGCGCCCGACATTTGCACGTCCTGTTCTTTTGAAGTGCGTTCCGTAAAGCTGTTTTCCAAGGTGCCTATCGAAGAACTTTCGCGCAAGTCGGTGTGCCTTACGGCGCAGAGCATGACCTCTATCAACCTGCTCAAAATCTTGCTGCAGGAACGGTTCGGACTTTCGCCCGAATACAAGGCCGGGCCTTACGCCGCAAGCGATGACGCGTGCTTGCTGATTGGCGACCAAGCGCTCGAAGAAAACGAACGCCACCGCTTTGCCTACGATTACGACTTGGGTACGCTTTGGCAGGATTGGCAACACGTACCGTTTGTCTTTGGCGCCTGGATTATTGCAAAGAGCGCTCTTGAACCTGGTTTAGAACAAACTTTAAACCGTTACCTGCAGGCGACTCGCGAAAGCATTGAACGGTTCCGCGAGAACCCTTCAAAATGCCTTGACCGCTGGCTTGCCCGGTACCCCGTCGATTTGCCGCGAGCGGTCGTAGAAAACTACTATTCGTCCATCGATTACCGTTTTACCGATGAACGCAAACGCTCGCTTTCGCTGTTTTTTGAGCATGCTGCTGCCTTGAGGCTTATCAAACGGGCGCCTACCCTAGAATTTTTATAG
- a CDS encoding diguanylate cyclase, with protein sequence MVEEKILVVDDNEEILDKTKDLLQRVGYSVECCNSGKDALDYLSENKVDLVLLDINMPKMNGFDVCLRIRQRHALDDLPVIFLTNREDSDSVTKGFQAGASDFVSKSAIAEILLARVNVHIRLARSLRNLRDISLTDDMTGCFNRRHGMFSLREWFSRSKRYGTQFAIIYFDLNGLKFTNDQYGHQAGDLLLRSVATAVKDILRETDQLFRMGGDEFMVICPETDVKGAFVCAERMEKIVSEIKIVDKQASFAYGVAHSSEDYKEVDDMLHSADVSMYKMKQEMRK encoded by the coding sequence ATGGTTGAAGAAAAAATTCTTGTTGTTGACGACAATGAAGAAATCCTGGACAAGACCAAGGATCTCTTGCAACGTGTCGGCTATAGCGTTGAATGCTGCAATTCCGGAAAAGACGCTCTTGATTACTTGAGTGAAAACAAGGTGGACTTGGTGCTGCTTGACATCAATATGCCGAAGATGAACGGCTTTGATGTCTGCTTGCGCATTCGTCAGCGCCATGCTCTCGATGACCTTCCGGTAATCTTCCTTACGAACCGCGAAGATTCCGATAGCGTGACCAAGGGTTTCCAGGCGGGGGCATCGGACTTTGTGAGCAAGAGTGCCATTGCCGAAATCCTGCTTGCCCGTGTGAACGTGCATATTCGCTTGGCCCGTTCGCTCCGTAACCTCCGCGACATTTCTTTGACCGACGACATGACGGGCTGCTTCAATCGCCGTCATGGCATGTTCTCGCTGCGTGAATGGTTCTCGCGCTCTAAGCGCTATGGCACGCAGTTCGCTATCATTTATTTTGACTTGAACGGTCTGAAGTTCACCAACGACCAGTACGGCCATCAGGCCGGTGACTTGCTGTTGCGTTCGGTGGCGACCGCTGTTAAAGACATCTTGCGCGAAACTGACCAGCTCTTTAGAATGGGCGGCGACGAATTCATGGTCATTTGCCCCGAAACCGATGTGAAGGGCGCGTTCGTTTGTGCTGAACGTATGGAAAAGATCGTGTCTGAAATCAAGATTGTTGACAAGCAGGCTTCTTTTGCCTACGGTGTCGCGCATTCCAGCGAAGACTACAAGGAAGTCGATGACATGCTGCACAGCGCCGACGTTTCCATGTACAAGATGAAGCAGGAAATGCGAAAGTAA